From one Suricata suricatta isolate VVHF042 chromosome 8, meerkat_22Aug2017_6uvM2_HiC, whole genome shotgun sequence genomic stretch:
- the HS3ST2 gene encoding heparan sulfate glucosamine 3-O-sulfotransferase 2, producing MPRTLESQITLEKTPSYFVTQEAPRRIFNMSRDTKLIVVVRNPVTRAISDYTQTLSKKPDIPTFEGLSFRNRTLGQVDVSWNAIRIGMYALHLESWLRYFPLAQIHFVSGERLITDPAGEMGRVQDFLGIKRFITDKHFYFNKTKGFPCLRKTESSLLPRCLGKSKGRTHVQIDPEVIDQLREFYRPYNIKFYETVGQDFRWE from the coding sequence ATGCCCCGGACCCTCGAGAGCCAGATCACACTGGAGAAGACGCCCAGCTACTTCGTCACTCAGGAGGCCCCTCGCCGCATCTTCAACATGTCCCGGGACACCAAGCTGATCGTGGTCGTGCGGAACCCGGTGACCCGGGCCATCTCGGATTACACGCAGACGCTCTCCAAGAAGCCGGACATCCCCACCTTCGAGGGCCTCTCGTTCCGCAACCGCACGCTGGGCCAGGTGGACGTGTCGTGGAACGCCATCCGCATCGGCATGTACGCGCTGCACCTGGAGAGCTGGCTGCGCTACTTCCCGCTGGCCCAGATCCACTTCGTCAGCGGCGAGCGGCTCATCACCGACCCGGCCGGCGAGATGGGCCGGGTCCAGGACTTCCTGGGCATCAAGCGATTCATCACGGACAAGCACTTCTACTTCAACAAGACCAAAGGATTCCCTTGCTTGAGGAAAACGGAGTCGAGCCTCCTGCCTCGGTGCCTGGGCAAATCGAAAGGCAGAACTCATGTACAGATCGACCCCGAAGTGATAGACCAGCTGCGGGAATTTTATAGAccttataatattaaattttatgaaaCTGTTGGACAGGACTTCAGGTGGGAGTGA